The proteins below come from a single Roseiflexus sp. RS-1 genomic window:
- a CDS encoding VanW family protein codes for MSEKYYQEYGPIRRRKGEGRLLIDEPPPELPPEPSEPRLPRRTPPVRPRRAPVLGVLLIIAALGVALFFAQPFITDVLAADRAMPGVSIRGMPVGGLSREEIRTALVSHYAPFIEAPLTLVFEGRSWQPSLDDLGVQFDPDQAASMALGVGRTGNPLRRIEELWELRQNGGVDIAPRLQVDAARVQQYLIGLAGEIDRPPRDAALSIAAGKVLPTAAQPGRQLLTDATALDILRALQSLEPQTVTLRTRILEPTLADEDIAAAVVDAELLLSRPLELQQGERRWIWEPDRIAEMLTISVTDGRMFVDIDQARLERAVDRLAQFVDSASAEPRVAFRNGRLQIVAPGRDGLRLKKSETVEAIRLALRTQDHIVELPVETIRPQITAETLPTLGIVELVAEGKSSFAGSAGYRVTNIQAGAARMDGVLIPPGAEFSFNTQLGAVDAEHGFVQGYAVIGNRTQLEWGGGVCQVSTTVFRAAFWAGLPITERHAHPFYISWYDAFSFPDQAAPGMDATIYTGVQDLRFINDTGHWLLMEAVADTSAQVLSVRLYGTRPDRRVAVVGPEITNVVPPPAQAVYVNDPGLPFGTVRQTDRARRGMDIKVYRVITEQGVQKTPELFFTRFKAWPDVFVRGTRRP; via the coding sequence ATGTCGGAGAAGTACTATCAGGAGTATGGTCCTATCCGGCGGCGCAAGGGCGAGGGGCGGCTCCTGATCGATGAGCCGCCGCCTGAGTTGCCGCCTGAACCATCAGAACCCAGGTTGCCGCGACGCACACCGCCGGTGCGTCCCCGTCGTGCGCCGGTGCTGGGTGTTCTGCTGATCATTGCTGCGCTCGGCGTAGCGCTCTTTTTCGCGCAGCCATTTATCACCGATGTGCTTGCCGCCGACCGTGCCATGCCCGGTGTCAGCATTCGAGGTATGCCGGTTGGCGGTCTGTCGCGTGAAGAGATCCGAACCGCACTGGTATCGCACTATGCACCGTTCATCGAAGCGCCGCTGACGCTGGTGTTTGAAGGGCGATCCTGGCAACCTTCACTCGACGATCTCGGTGTTCAATTCGATCCCGATCAGGCGGCTTCGATGGCGCTTGGCGTTGGACGCACCGGCAATCCGCTGCGTCGGATCGAAGAACTGTGGGAACTGCGGCAGAACGGCGGGGTCGATATTGCGCCGCGTCTACAGGTGGACGCGGCGCGGGTACAGCAGTACCTGATCGGTCTCGCTGGAGAGATCGACCGCCCGCCGCGCGATGCAGCGCTCAGTATTGCTGCCGGCAAGGTGCTGCCGACCGCTGCCCAACCCGGGCGCCAACTCCTGACGGATGCCACGGCGCTCGATATTTTGCGCGCATTGCAATCGCTCGAACCACAGACGGTCACGCTCCGTACCCGCATCCTCGAGCCGACGCTGGCGGATGAAGATATTGCCGCTGCGGTTGTCGATGCTGAATTGCTGCTGAGCCGACCGCTCGAACTCCAGCAGGGGGAACGGCGCTGGATATGGGAGCCGGATCGGATTGCGGAGATGCTGACCATCAGCGTCACCGACGGTCGCATGTTCGTCGATATCGACCAGGCGCGGCTGGAACGTGCGGTTGACCGTCTGGCGCAATTCGTCGACTCAGCGAGCGCCGAGCCGCGGGTCGCCTTTCGCAATGGGCGTCTTCAGATCGTGGCGCCGGGGCGCGATGGCTTGCGCCTCAAGAAATCCGAAACCGTCGAAGCGATCCGTCTGGCGCTACGCACACAGGATCACATTGTCGAACTCCCGGTCGAAACGATCCGACCGCAGATTACCGCAGAAACACTGCCAACCCTCGGCATTGTCGAGTTGGTGGCGGAAGGAAAATCGAGTTTTGCCGGTTCTGCCGGGTATCGTGTGACGAATATCCAGGCTGGCGCTGCACGAATGGACGGAGTGCTCATCCCGCCCGGCGCCGAGTTCTCCTTCAACACGCAACTTGGCGCGGTCGATGCGGAGCATGGCTTTGTCCAGGGGTATGCAGTTATCGGTAATCGCACCCAACTCGAGTGGGGCGGCGGCGTGTGCCAGGTGTCAACTACAGTGTTTCGCGCCGCATTCTGGGCAGGTTTACCGATCACCGAACGCCATGCCCACCCATTCTATATTTCCTGGTACGATGCCTTCAGTTTCCCCGACCAGGCAGCGCCTGGCATGGATGCGACGATCTACACCGGAGTGCAGGATCTCAGATTCATCAATGACACCGGACACTGGTTGCTCATGGAAGCCGTCGCCGATACGAGCGCACAGGTGCTGAGTGTGCGTCTCTACGGCACGCGACCGGATCGACGTGTGGCGGTGGTGGGACCGGAGATCACCAACGTTGTGCCTCCGCCAGCGCAGGCAGTGTACGTGAATGATCCTGGTCTGCCCTTCGGAACCGTGCGTCAGACTGATCGGGCGCGGCGCGGGATGGATATCAAGGTCTACCGGGTGATCACCGAGCAGGGGGTGCAGAAGACGCCCGAACTCTTCTTCACCCGCTTCAAAGCCTGGCCCGATGTCTTTGTGCGCGGAACCAGGCGTCCATAG
- the hepT gene encoding type VII toxin-antitoxin system HepT family RNase toxin, translating to MTGALTIARHLAQLQVYVAQLRELQQHSRADLDQDWRIRATVDRTLQLAIEVVISVCDQLIAGLSLPLPDSGHDAVLTVARAGVISDDPGARLARMVGFRNILVHQSMSIDYDRVYEVLQHERSAFEQFLSQVGAFLDAQNLP from the coding sequence ATGACCGGCGCTCTGACCATTGCTCGCCATCTTGCGCAACTCCAGGTCTATGTGGCGCAGTTGCGCGAGTTGCAACAACATTCGCGCGCCGATCTCGATCAGGATTGGCGCATACGTGCAACAGTTGATCGCACGCTTCAACTGGCAATCGAGGTTGTCATCAGTGTATGCGACCAGTTGATCGCCGGTCTCTCATTACCATTGCCCGATAGCGGGCATGATGCAGTGTTAACCGTTGCCCGCGCTGGCGTTATTTCCGACGATCCTGGCGCCAGGCTTGCCAGGATGGTTGGCTTTCGTAACATTCTCGTGCATCAGTCCATGTCGATTGATTATGATCGCGTCTACGAGGTGTTGCAGCACGAACGTTCTGCATTTGAACAATTTCTCAGTCAGGTCGGAGCATTCCTTGATGCACAGAATCTGCCATGA
- the ndk gene encoding nucleoside-diphosphate kinase — protein sequence MERSLIILKPDAVQRGLIGPILTRIEQRGLRIVGMKLMQIDESLARRHYAIHEGKAFFDSLITYITSGPVVVLVVTGKNIIEIVRSMVGATNPVKAAPGTIRGDFALDIGRNLIHASDSPENGEMEVSLFFRPEELVEMHRSTDQWIYE from the coding sequence ATGGAGCGTTCCCTGATCATCCTGAAACCTGACGCAGTGCAGCGCGGTTTGATCGGTCCGATTCTGACGCGCATCGAACAGCGTGGATTGCGGATCGTCGGTATGAAGTTGATGCAGATCGATGAGTCGCTGGCGCGCCGACACTACGCCATTCACGAGGGTAAGGCGTTCTTCGATAGCCTCATAACCTACATCACGTCGGGTCCGGTCGTGGTGCTGGTGGTCACCGGCAAGAATATCATCGAAATTGTGCGCTCGATGGTCGGAGCGACAAACCCGGTCAAAGCAGCACCGGGGACTATCCGTGGCGATTTTGCGCTGGACATTGGACGGAATCTCATCCATGCCTCGGATTCACCGGAGAATGGTGAGATGGAGGTCAGTCTCTTCTTTCGCCCCGAAGAACTGGTCGAGATGCACCGCAGCACCGATCAGTGGATCTATGAGTAG
- a CDS encoding roadblock/LC7 domain-containing protein, with amino-acid sequence MRRIVEDLIRVEGVIGSLLVGKDGLVVASTLMDEEDAEILGAMSAAVFGEIDKATRRIGVGALIDSIIDAEQGSILMLEARELILVVITQRMVNLGLVKMEMRRASKRISEAVPI; translated from the coding sequence ATGCGCCGGATCGTTGAAGACCTCATCCGAGTTGAGGGGGTCATCGGAAGTTTACTCGTCGGAAAGGATGGCCTGGTTGTCGCCAGTACGCTGATGGATGAGGAAGATGCCGAGATCCTGGGCGCTATGTCGGCAGCCGTGTTTGGAGAGATTGACAAAGCCACGCGACGTATCGGCGTTGGCGCGTTGATCGACTCGATCATCGACGCGGAGCAGGGTTCGATTCTGATGCTCGAAGCGCGGGAATTGATCCTGGTGGTTATTACCCAGCGCATGGTTAATCTGGGCCTGGTCAAAATGGAGATGCGCCGGGCTTCCAAGCGAATTAGCGAAGCTGTTCCGATCTGA
- a CDS encoding glycoside hydrolase 5 family protein, which translates to MTTLNDAFSLGVTYWPRQAGPLFWQRYDRGAVRDELAHIAALGFDTVRLCLVWEDFQPGPTRINSRAMRSLEHALDVAHTVGLRVVLALFPVATLGQLQIPAWANGPDILGVLQRVHRRQSLLIVRPPGLVPVLSGGRYRPVQCGDLFSEPMIVEAQRYLVREVAGYFGDHPAVRVWQVGEGFERVHRPESDQAADRWLETIGEELRQVAPRAVCMGVVSPVGLKRRSGPRPEDVAKRCACAGVVVDPPETPIENQMRHTNPAAYLHMLAAGLAERRMVVIGVGMPTTTEGESAGWFEDDLFGQTMILYRGTVGEQAEFIHTALERLYHDGAAGVWLPAFADFPVDRWQTPPLDRTRRYRTIGVCDAQGREKPAAAAVRDIARRLRDAATKRPQPPAVDAERYWSNPVRMFREWWQEFNSRA; encoded by the coding sequence ATGACAACGCTCAATGATGCCTTTTCGCTTGGTGTGACATACTGGCCGCGTCAGGCAGGTCCGCTGTTCTGGCAGCGCTATGATCGTGGCGCAGTGCGCGATGAACTGGCGCACATTGCCGCTCTTGGATTTGATACCGTGCGCCTCTGCCTGGTATGGGAGGATTTCCAGCCGGGTCCGACGCGGATCAACAGTCGCGCGATGCGCTCACTGGAGCACGCGCTCGATGTCGCCCACACCGTCGGATTGCGGGTTGTGCTGGCGCTCTTTCCGGTCGCCACGCTCGGTCAGTTGCAGATACCGGCATGGGCGAACGGTCCTGATATTCTTGGCGTGTTGCAGCGCGTGCACCGACGGCAATCGTTGCTGATCGTGCGCCCGCCGGGGCTGGTTCCGGTCCTGTCTGGCGGAAGGTATCGCCCGGTGCAGTGCGGCGATCTGTTCAGTGAGCCGATGATCGTCGAGGCGCAACGCTATCTGGTGCGCGAGGTTGCTGGCTACTTCGGCGATCATCCGGCAGTCCGGGTATGGCAGGTTGGCGAGGGGTTCGAGCGTGTCCATCGCCCTGAGTCTGATCAGGCAGCAGATCGCTGGCTCGAGACTATCGGCGAAGAACTGCGACAGGTTGCACCGCGCGCAGTGTGTATGGGAGTCGTTTCGCCGGTTGGCTTAAAACGACGTTCCGGTCCGCGACCCGAAGATGTGGCAAAGCGCTGTGCATGTGCTGGCGTCGTTGTCGATCCGCCTGAAACACCCATCGAGAATCAGATGCGCCATACGAATCCAGCCGCGTATCTGCATATGCTTGCCGCCGGGCTTGCCGAACGCCGGATGGTCGTCATCGGCGTCGGTATGCCCACCACAACCGAAGGTGAATCGGCTGGATGGTTCGAGGATGATCTCTTCGGGCAGACGATGATACTGTATCGCGGCACAGTCGGGGAACAGGCGGAGTTCATCCACACGGCGCTGGAGCGGCTCTATCACGATGGCGCCGCCGGGGTCTGGCTGCCAGCCTTCGCCGATTTTCCCGTCGATCGCTGGCAGACGCCGCCACTGGATCGCACACGCCGGTATCGAACCATTGGCGTGTGCGATGCGCAGGGGCGTGAGAAACCGGCAGCCGCAGCAGTGCGTGATATTGCCCGGCGCTTGCGTGATGCCGCCACAAAACGCCCGCAACCCCCGGCTGTCGATGCCGAACGGTACTGGAGCAACCCGGTGCGCATGTTCCGCGAGTGGTGGCAGGAATTCAACAGTAGAGCGTAG
- the mntA gene encoding type VII toxin-antitoxin system MntA family adenylyltransferase antitoxin, whose translation MGADISFDTIFADTPVVVAWLFGSRAGGRVHARSDFDIAVLFAPETTREERARWRLELIGRLSAAYRSDAIDLAVLNDAPPLLRYEALRPRHVLYNRNDEERVAFEVRTMQEWFDWAPRYRRMLRARMKQFAEGNVRLGP comes from the coding sequence ATGGGTGCTGATATATCATTCGACACGATCTTCGCCGACACGCCGGTGGTGGTTGCGTGGCTCTTCGGATCACGCGCCGGTGGACGTGTGCATGCTCGTAGCGATTTTGACATCGCCGTACTGTTTGCGCCAGAAACAACCCGGGAAGAGCGCGCGCGCTGGCGCCTCGAATTGATCGGGCGACTGAGCGCCGCTTATCGCTCTGATGCCATCGACCTGGCGGTTTTGAACGATGCGCCGCCGCTGCTGCGCTACGAAGCGCTCCGCCCTCGCCATGTGCTGTACAATCGTAATGATGAGGAGCGAGTAGCGTTCGAGGTGCGCACCATGCAGGAATGGTTCGACTGGGCGCCGCGCTACCGCCGAATGCTGCGCGCCCGCATGAAACAGTTCGCTGAAGGAAACGTGAGACTCGGTCCATGA